CGCGGCGATGATCCCGCAGCACTGAGAGACATTATTGCAGTATTGCTCTCGAACGTCAAAGGGATAGCCAATCAACCTCCCCGAATGAAATTCCTCTTGGATACAATCTTAGACCTGAAAAATAACAGATTGAAACCCTCCATGTTAGCCACATCTCATAGTTCGGTGAAAAAGAAGCTCCAGTCCGTAGTTAAAACAAACTCCAGTGCAAACGATGCCCTATTAGTATCTATAGACGATATCAAAAATGTTGAAACGAAGGGTAAATGGTGGCTAGTTGGAGCTTCATGGAAAGGAAATATGGCTAACGCTTCCGAAGAACTTCCTGAAGCTAATAACGGGAGGTCACAAAGCAAAAGTGAAACCATCCTATTAGACGATGATTTGCTGGATGATATCCCAGATTGGTCGGAAATAGCAAGACAACAACGTATGAATACTGATATACGTCGTGCGATTTTTATCAGCATCATGTCAGCTCAAGATTTCATGGATGCCTTCAcaaagctggagaagctcaatctgaagaaaaagcaaACATTGGAAATATCTAGGGTCCTGTTGCATTGCCTGTCACAGGATGGCGATAGTAATGGTTATAATCCGTATTATGCTCTTTTAGCCAAAAGATTATGTGAGAATCAACAAACACTGGTGAAGTCCTTCGGATTTTTATTCTGGGATataatgaagaaatttgaagatgacgGATTAGAGGGAGATTtagatgaagaagaggattTAGATGAAGATACAAAACTCAAGCGCCTGGCAAACCAAGGAAAgttttttggttttttAGTCGCAGAACGGTGTCTCAAACTCGATATACTCAAGCATGTATCCTTGATTAGCGGACTCAATGCAGATGGAAATCGATTCATGGAGATGTTTATATTTCAGTTGTTGTTGACCAGCGCCAAGAAGTCAGAAATAAAGTCGAAAGATTCCCGAGGAAGTAGGACTATAACATTTAGACAAGATTTCCTGTTACAGTTGCTGGACGCTATCAAGGTTGACAATAAAGCTCTTATCATAAAAGGTCTTAGATacttcatgaagaagagttTCAAATATCTGGACTACATAGTGGGGTCACCGGGGGATAAGAGCTATGAGCGAGATTTAAGGCGGCTGAAATGGGCAGTGCCAAGTTTCAGGAAGTTGATCGATGAAAAGTTAGAGACTATCGATATTTAGTTTACACTATATGTCATTTCATTGCGTAATTCATGTGATGGCCTTTTGGCGGGTCGCTTACAGATCTTTCTTCACGTCTTCAATAGCTTTTACAAATTGGCGACCATCAGCCTTTTGTTTGAACTTGACAATGTACGTCACCAACTTGTTGTCTGCCTCTATCGTAGGCACTTTAACCAGATTTTCGTTTTCTGCAGTCAGTGGAGAATACGTGAAGTCTTTAAGAACTCTTGTGTTAAGCAGTATATTGCCCATACCATCTGATCTACAAAGGAATCTTATTTTAGATTTATCTTCTTTGCTCTGCAACAATTTCATCTCACCTACACCTTTTGAATCATAGCTCTTGCTATCTGGGTTGAATATCAtcaattttgatctttgagaAAAGAGTGGCgtctcatcttcttctccattCTGTAAATCGATCGGCTTCGACTCCTCCTGTGGCCCATTTTCGGTTGTTTCCTGAGCTGGTGGCTCTATTGATTCATTGTTCTTATCAACTTCTGGATCTTTAGGTCTTTTCTCAAAAGGCAAAGCGAATTTGAAGCCGCTTTTGGCACCATAAAGATTCTCCGGCGATTTATTCTGTTTGTCTGTAGTTTCAGGTTTCCCGAAAGTAAAAGAGGGAGCTGTAGAGGAATTGGGGGCACCAAAAGAGAACACTGGCTTGgcttcagctttctcatccGACTCTTGATTTGATGTACCAAATGAAAAAGCTGGCTTGCTTTCTGCTTTGCTACCCGAATCCTGACTTGATTTACCGAATAAAAACGCTGGTTTGGTTTCAGTACTATTGCCGGAACCTTGGCTTGGCTCACCGAAAGAGAATGTAGGTGCTGCCGGTTTATCGCTTTTTAcatcttcaccaacttTTCCGGCACCGAAAGTAAAGGAAAAGGATGGTTTCTTAGTCTCGGAAGTTCCATTAGTGTTAGCTTTGTTAGCAGAAAAACTGAAATCAAAGTTACGTTTCGAGATCTCTTTGGCGTCCTTCTGTTGTTCTGATGTGGGGGGTGTCTTATTCTCTTTCGATTCTCCCGCGCCGCCAAGACTAAACTTCGGCTTCTCTTTTGGCGTATCTAATGAGTCGTTAGTTTTGAGTGAGAATGCAGGAGGTTCTTTTGGTTCGACAGTAGCAGTGGCAACTTCTAGATCTTTCTGCTTGTTTGATGGCgtggaaaatttgaataCATCACTCTTTACCGACCCGGCGAATGTGAATTGAGGACCCTTTATCTCGACAGAATCACTATCGCTGTGGTCAGCTTCGTtctcagctttcttcttggttctGAAGGAAAACACAGAATCAGATGTTGGTGGTTTTGTATCAATTGTGAAAGTTGGTCCTTCGACTTTAACCTCCttcatttcttcttcatcggaGGACTCTTGAGCCTCGGATAATTTCTGTTGAGTCAATGGCTTTTGAGATTCCGAGGCTGTATTTTTAGCTGGAATGTTTCCTGCGGTATTCAGCGATTGAACAAAGATTTTATACTTTTCGCAAACTGGAGACAGGTCAGCAAAGGGATCCCGATCTATAAAGAAAGTAACTTTTTCGCGGAATTGGAGGTTCAAAGCTTTCATCTTGGCATATTTCTCACTATCGCCATCCGGTATTTTTGtatccttcaaaaagctAAATGAGCTAGCTGGTGCATCTATTGGCTTTATCAATGGCTCTGGTTGCTTTTTTTGAAAGGAGgccatcttcttctttggcaTGGCAATCTTCCGCTTGCTCATCACAGCAGCCGATGCCAGTTTGTGACCGGAattatcttcatcagagcCGGAATCGTTTTCTTTAAAAGTTTCTCTCGTAATTTGAGAGTCAGCGAACCGCTTAGCCATTTGCGAGATAGTTAAAACTGCGTGACTACCCTAGCGAGCTTGGTAGTAGAGTAGTTTGTAGCTGCCAATATGAACAATATCATCGGTACTTTGTGAGATGAAAAAGTATCGTACTTTTGTACGAATTGATATATATTAAAGCTCTGGATCACCACCGAAGCAAATTGCAAGAGATCTGAGAAGTGTCCTAAATTCATGCCAATTAAAACTATCTTAAACTCAGACTCTCATCCCAGTTTGTTGCTTTAGTTTTATTTTTGGTAAAAATAAACTCCGATGCGGGGAGTCGAACCCCGGTCCCCACGGTGAAAGCGTGATGTGATAGCCGTTACACTACATCGGAATGGTAATTTATAAGGCAAGATTGCTTAACAAATCTACAGTACACCAGGAAATAGAGCTCACAACATAATCATTGGTCTAAAATCGTGCAATTGCGGGATAATATGGGATGGCATAATAAAATTCCAAGGGAAAGATCCGACTTCACAGTTCCATGATTTTAATGTAGTTCAAAAATTATAAACATGAAGACAGACCCGAGCTTAAACCCAACATGTTGCTCCCGATCGTGCAATTAGACTTGCCCGTGATATAGACTACTGAGAACATTTGCTCCTCTCATCTGTTATTATTTTTTTGGCTTCATGTTATCTGCTAGGATGGCTCCCGCAGTAAAAGTCAAAATAATTTGAAAGGATGAGCTGATATGAATGGTCAAAGAGCCTTCTAGGATTATAAGCCCAGTGAATCAATCACTGTGTAGGTTACTTCAGGGTGATCAGGGTTTGAGGACAAGAAACGGTTTTTCCAGTTCTGTCTATTTTTTTTTATGAATTGTTTTTGATATGTGTATTCGAAGTGTTTCTAAAATCGAGTTGAAGAATACTATTTAATTGAATAAATAAAGAGGAATACAAAGATAGACCTCTTTGTTGGCCTAAGGTCAACTGGATGATCAATGAAATTGGTCGCAGGAACCATGTCATTTTTCTCTCACTCAATCGACCAGCCTCGAACAGTATTAAAACGACCATTTCATAAGAGAATAGCCGCTAATAGGCAAGATCTTTCATAGATTGATCTTGCATGCAAAAGATTGCGAAAGCTTTAAAGATACAACCGACGCTAAGTAGAAAGTGCGAATCTGGAATCGCTTCCTTTGTCGCTAATGTGCTGAGCTAAGAAGTCAAAGTGGTAAGTTCATTAACGACAGTCAAGCAAGATCGCAAACCGCTCATCTTCACGAGCGTGCTTAGAGCTTAGCGGCAAACGGGGCTTATTTCAATTTTCATCGACGTAATCTTGAGATATGTCGCTATCTCTGATACCCACTGAGGTCGGTCAGGCCGCCGCTGCCATCTGAGCTGGTTGCGAACTTGAAGTACTTTGAGATAGTTACTTGCAAGGCCTTACTTAGATAGCATCGAATCCCAAATGATTGATAGCGCCGCTCTACCTTGGTAAAAGCGcgtgaaaaaaaataagATTGAAACGGACAGGAATTGAACCTGCAACCCTTCGATTGCAATTCCGTGGAAATTCCAGGATTTAACTGGAGTCGAAAGCTCTACCATTGAGCCACCGCTTCTATCTTGGAAGAATGTTGGAATACAGATGAACATTACTTCTGTAACTTAGACCTTAGGTTCAAcatatcttgaagtaacTTAGGCGGTAAGtcatcaagatcaagaacgaatCAATTATTACTTACTTCTATTAACCCTAAGACTAAGTACGGATGAATTGCCACTTGGATCTAACCTAGCTGGCCTCCTATTTATATGTCACAATTCCACATTGGATTCCTCTAATTTGGTTCTAATAGTAAACTTCTGATCTACAGCACCCGATTATGCGTAGCATAATCGTCTCAAAGTCGTCAAACTACCAGTGTAATACTGGCAGCTGAACCATAGGTATCATGCCACAGTTCTTCCGTTATCGCCTTGCACAGCCAACAGATAGTAGTCTTGGGTCAGACCACTCACTTGAACTTGTCGCTTATGACTCATAAGCCTTGTTTGGGTTGGTTGTGTCAGATCTAGATACaacaaagaagaactgCAAAGATCCTTCTAATGCCGGACGGATTTTTACACGATAAATCCCAAACGTCAGCTAGAGTGATTGTTTTTGGACTAAGCAGTCCCTCCAGCATACGGGGCAGAATCATTATGCAATAATATTTTCCAAGTTTCAATATTAAATTTTCTAAAGACTATGATTTTGATCTATCGTATCAGTTCATATTGCGAGCTATCTTTGAGCTTTCAATTCTAACGGAAATTTGATGATCAATTAAgtttcaattcttggtAATAATGTCTGCCCGCAGTTCAAGCTCCTTTGGCGGACATGCGTGCCGAATAATCGAGTGCTCACGCCTGGATTATACGGTCGATTCTCAAAGCTACTTCTGTTAGACAGAAAAATTAAGGGCGCGTCACAAAATCGAAAGTTGGCGCTCGCCACCATATGCCGAAATCCAGCATTTTTGTACGCAGACACATTTGCGCAATACAAAGACCATTTAAGATACTTCATATTCAGTTAACACTGCCAGCTTTGTGCCATCACTTGTAACTCGAGGAAAACCTTTTTTTCAGAGTTATGATATTAAACAATCAAGATCCAGTAATGCCAAAAGCATACATGCAAAATCATCTCGACTGCACAATGTCCGGGAGTACAGGAATTCAGTCGGGTCTGCATCTTAAAGGACAGCCAGAGCCACAACCAGGCTTGTCTGAGAATGCCAAACCTAATGAGATCCGTAAAAGGGAACAACTTAAGCAGAGGTTGACCAGACTTTGGGCGGGAGGCAACAAAGAAATAAGCGCATCTGGCCCAACGGCAGAGAAGTCAAACAGGAGGAGGCACAGATTAAGATTTTGGAAGAATGACAGGGAAGAACCGCACAGTTTTGACCAACCGGAGCAGATGCGTTCGTGGGCACCTGAGACTGACTTGTCATCAAATGCAGAGCCTTTCACCATCAGTGACTACTTAGCATTTGGCGCAGCCTCCGAAAACACTATATCTTCCGTCAGTGAGGCTAACACAGTCATCCATAGACCGTACCAATTGGAAGTTGATGAAGGGCATGAGCCTATGCCTTACTACTCTAAATTAGAAGATCGAAATGAAAAACCCAAGCCGGTTAATTCAGTCCCTCCAGCATTAGATATTAAAAAATCCTGGAGTCGGTCTAGTCCTTGTTCCACGgttgcttcatcatcaggTGCAGCCAACACCTTTTCTCCGGTTTGCGCAGGCTTCACGCCTGTCACACCAGTTCTCTACACCGAATCAGATTCAAGCGGTGAGAAAGCTGACGGAAGACTGAAGTCAGCATGGAAGCCCCGCACAATCATCCCAGCAAGTGAAAAAGAGATGGTTTTCATTGATGACAATAAGCAACGTGAAATCAGGTTACACTTTAAGCCTCTTCCAAACACTAGTCAAggcttggaagaattgaagatttctAGCTATCCTCCTTGCAGCATTGAAGAGTTCCCTCAAAC
The nucleotide sequence above comes from Torulaspora globosa chromosome 6, complete sequence. Encoded proteins:
- the NUP2 gene encoding nucleoporin NUP2 (ancestral locus Anc_4.164); translation: MAKRFADSQITRETFKENDSGSDEDNSGHKLASAAVMSKRKIAMPKKKMASFQKKQPEPLIKPIDAPASSFSFLKDTKIPDGDSEKYAKMKALNLQFREKVTFFIDRDPFADLSPVCEKYKIFVQSLNTAGNIPAKNTASESQKPLTQQKLSEAQESSDEEEMKEVKVEGPTFTIDTKPPTSDSVFSFRTKKKAENEADHSDSDSVEIKGPQFTFAGSVKSDVFKFSTPSNKQKDLEVATATVEPKEPPAFSLKTNDSLDTPKEKPKFSLGGAGESKENKTPPTSEQQKDAKEISKRNFDFSFSANKANTNGTSETKKPSFSFTFGAGKVGEDVKSDKPAAPTFSFGEPSQGSGNSTETKPAFLFGKSSQDSGSKAESKPAFSFGTSNQESDEKAEAKPVFSFGAPNSSTAPSFTFGKPETTDKQNKSPENLYGAKSGFKFALPFEKRPKDPEVDKNNESIEPPAQETTENGPQEESKPIDLQNGEEDETPLFSQRSKLMIFNPDSKSYDSKGVGEMKLLQSKEDKSKIRFLCRSDGMGNILLNTRVLKDFTYSPLTAENENLVKVPTIEADNKLVTYIVKFKQKADGRQFVKAIEDVKKDL